One segment of Choloepus didactylus isolate mChoDid1 chromosome 15, mChoDid1.pri, whole genome shotgun sequence DNA contains the following:
- the LOC119510165 gene encoding uncharacterized protein C7orf57 homolog: MRNTSKELHGATSRYAPCDWYYHLPAKRSEKAVEAPPASQIPGLNDLGESHNGNTFAIRRYWIKETDSEYVKLAKQGGRPDLLKHFGPGTRKGSPVTYSMPDWYIHHSKPPTADQREVPAVFMPDYMVYEEFSPSQANGIYESRRGPFDFDMKTIWQREAKELEERKKVKLPAINSRQPSKVGTPVGSKDSARSRLSFPPMPGQKNSSPTNFSKLISNGYKDEWLQQRANSGKRTPQTPRMPASSQSTEDPEGHPDAEMPEDAEVPEGSEKAPGAAASPSALTPAELK, from the coding sequence ATGAGAAACACGAGCAAGGAGCTGCATGGAGCAACCAGCCGTTATGCTCCCTGTGATTGGTATTATCATCTTCCAGCAAAGCGGTCTGAGAAGGCAGTAGAGGCCCCACCAGCATCCCAGATCCCGGGTCTCAATGATTTGGGAGAATCACACAATGGGAATACATTTGCGATTCGCAGATACTGGATAAAAGAAACAGACTCAGAATATGTCAAGCTGGCAAAACAAGGCGGCAGGCCTGATCTGCTGAAACATTTTGGCCCTGGGACCAGGAAAGGATCCCCGGTCACGTACTCGATGCCAGATTGGTATATCCACCACAGCAAACCACCGACAGCCGACCAGAGAGAAGTCCCTGCTGTCTTCATGCCAGATTACATGGTTTATGAAGAATTTAGCCCCAGTCAGGCCAACGGTATCTATGAATCCAGAAGAGGGCCTTTCGACTTTGACATGAAAACCATTTGGCAACGAGAGGCCAAGGAacttgaagagagaaaaaaggtgaAACTGCCAGCAATTAACTCGAGGCAGCCCAGCAAAGTGGGAACCCCTGTTGGCTCTAAAGATTCGGCAAGAAGTAGATTGTCCTTCCCTCCCATGCCTGGTCAAAAAAATAGTTCACCCACAAACTTTTCCAAGCTTATTAGCAATGGTTATAAGGATGAGTGGTTACAGCAGCGGGCCAATTCGGGAAAGAGGACTCCACAGACCCCCAGAATGCCGGCCTCATCTCAGTCCACGGAAGACCCTGAAGGGCACCCGGATGCAGAGATGCCTGAGGATGCAGAGGTTCCAGAAGGTTCTGAGAAAGCTCCAGGTGCTGCAGCATCTCCATCTGCATTAACACCAGCAGAGCTCAAATAA